The Collibacillus ludicampi region TCCGGTATATTGGCAACAGCGTAGTGGATCACTCCAAACTTTTCGATCTCCTTTGGAATGCCCACAATCATACGACGGAATCCCCCTTAGTCGCCCAAAGTCGAATCCTCTTGCAAGCAATCCGCACAGTATCCGAGAAAACTCACCCGATGATCGACGATCTTGAAGTTATGCTCCCGTTCCACCTTAGCCTCCAGACTGTCCAGCAAATCTTCGATCTCAAACAGTCGATTGCACTTCAAACAGATCAGGTGATGGTGATGATGCGGATGATCGTCCGAACGAAACTCATAACGCGCGACACCATCACCAAAGTTCAACTTTTCGATAATTTTAAGTTCAGAAAGCAAGTCGAGTGTCCGGTAAACGGTGGCCAATCCGATATCAGGCGCTTTTTGCTTCACAAGCATAAAAATTTCCTCAGCCGATAAGTGGGCTTCCTCATTTTCGAGGAGAACTCGCAAAGTCGCTTCTCTTTGAGGGGTTAGCTTGAACGATTCGGCATGCAATTGTTTCTTGATCCGTTCGAGCTTTTCGTGCATGCAGACCCCTCCTCTGCCGCTGCAAATGTGACTGTCACCATTATATTGTATGCCATTTTGCAGTGTCAAACCCGGCTCATGATCTCCAACATCTTCTCAAAATTATCCGGTTGGACGGGATCTTCCAGCGCCAATTTGTTTTTCACAATATGACCGCATCTCTTGCAACGATGGACGACCATATAGCCTTTTTTCGAATGTTTTTCAATAGCAATCGGTTCCAAAATCCCTTTGCAATCGGACAACCGGTCTCCGGGATTCACATCTAAATGAAGGGAATAAAAACATTCAGGACAATGGTTGCGACACCCTCCCGCGGCGAGCGGCTTCACGTACGCACCGCAATTCAGACAGACGAATGACTCGTTCCGAACCGTAAATTGGCGTGTCTTCCCGCCCATGTAAACACCTCTCACTTACAAATATGGAGTAACTAATTTCATCAAAATCGGTGAGATATATCCTTCTATAAAAGAAGAGATGGTCAGTACAACCGCTACGACGAGCATCAAACCGGAATACGTGAGAAACGAATGGTAGATCGGCAAGTTTCTCTGTGAAAAACGTGAACGCACGAGCATTAATGAAAATGCGATCCCTGCCACGCCTGCAACAATCAACGCGGGCACTGCGATGAGATTTTGCGGAAAAACGGCCAAGATCGCGAACAATAACCCTTTTCCTGAAAATTGTTCCACCAGAAAACCAACGGTGAATCCGATCATGAAACCTTTGAAAAAAATAAGTACGACGATTAAGGGCAACCCGATAATCGATAAGCCAAGAATCCAAATCAACCCCACCATTTTTAGGTTCTTGGCTATAGAATCCCAAGTGACGATGGTGGAATTGGCCAATTGATTATCGTTAACCGCCGTAATAAACCCATGCAATTGATTATAGAGTTCAACTTTTTGATCTTGCGCAAGTGCGTTGACAACGATCGCCCCGAAGATGATGCCCACAAATATTAGAACAATCGTGTAAATATATAGTTTGGCGTGTTCCTGCACATATCTCGTCGCATGGACTTTGAACCTACGGGCCATCACGGCTTCCCCCTCTTGTCCAACTTCAACAACATGTATATGTTGGACAAAAGGAAGTTATCACTCTATCAATGATTTCCTCCCACTCTTCCGTATTTTCCGCCTCCCCCCGTTACCAAAGGCAGACGCCCTGTGCGCGCAAGCACGATATCATTCGCGATCCTCTCTCCGACGATACGTGCCAGGTCGTCCTCTGTCGCCCGGTGGAGAATATTCATCTCCGTCCCAAATTCAGCAAGTAATTTGTCGATGGTGCGTTTACCGATCTTTGGTATGAATTCGAGCGGTACCTGATAATAGTATGGCGGACGATGGGCCGGGTGAACCGGCTTCTTGCGATCGGCGATCTCATGAATGCGATCGATCACCCCGAGAACGACATGCGCACTCTCGCATTTTGGACATTGAATGACAGGAGGTGGATTCGTGGCGATCTGTTTACATTGCAGGCAATACGTACGGTGGTACTTGCCAAGCGCGGGCGTCAATCCGTAATTAGCCGTGACGCTTCTCCCTTCTTGTCGCAGAAGCGATTTTTTCACTTCTTCAAAAGAAGGAGACTGTATGATGATCCTGTTATATTCTCGTCCGATTTTCGCCAATGAATGTGCATCAGAATTCGATACAAATGTGATATCCTGCAGTTCGGATAACAGATCGGCAAGATCCGAATCGGAGGATAGCCCTAACTCCAAGGCGGTTACACGCGAGAGATCAAGCATCTCGCGGGCTGACGCGACACAGTTCCCATATACGCTTTTATGGGGGGTAAAGGCGTGATTGATGATAAACATCCCCCCGAAATCGTCAGCCACGCGTTGAAGTTCACTCGCAGTGGTATTCGCTCTCTGTGAAGACAAGACGGGATTGGTCACCCGATCGGCAAGCCACCGGGAGAACTCTCCCATTCGCTCGAGATCCGGCAACCATATACCGAAATGTGCCGTTCCGCCGGATGGGCCCGATGTCTCTACCTCAGCTCCCAGCAAGATGGTCACTTTTCCTTGGTAACTGAGACCCCCTCTATCCAAAGGAGTTAGTTCTCCACGCTTAACCAGTTCGCGAAACTCATCCAGCACAGGCGGGGATGAAGCGTCAATAATTCCAATGATATCGATGCCTTTTCGTTCTGCTGCTTCCCTAATAATTGAAAAGAGGGTCAGATCGCGGCTGGCCGTTATTTTGACCGCTTGTCCCCCTTTCGTTCGTCCGATATGAATGTGTAAATCCAGAAAATACTCTTTCATTTCAGCCACCTGTACAGCGCGATCAACGTTTTTGCGTCATGAATCATATCCTTCTCAATCATCTGCATCACTTCCTCACGGTCTGCCTCAATGAGGTCAAGAAACTCGTCAGGATCCAATTGTCTCGTTCCTTTCGTCAAATCGCGGGCCATATAGAGATAAATCTTCTCATCGGCAAATCCCGGCGATGTATAAAAACTGTGTACAAATTCCCAAGTACCTGCTGTATAACCCGTCTCCTCGATGAGTTCCCTCTTCGCACATTCCAAAGGCTCTTCCCCTTTTTCCAACTTCCCGGCCGGAATTTCAATCAGTACTTCGTCGCAAGGTTTGCGATACTGTTTCACCAGTATGATTTTATTCTCGGAGGTAACCGCCAACACAGCTACCGCCCCCGGATGCCGAACGATTTCTCTGCTTGTCTTTTTGTTGTTGGGCAGGCGCACCGTTTCGATTTGCAAACGAATGATGCGTCCTTCATAAATCGTTTCCGTTTTACCGTCTCTTCCCGCAGATGTTCATCCATTCTCCCGCCCCCGATTCAATCAAGTATAACTTGTCCCTTCTCTGAATACGCTAGAAACAAAAAGCAAACGATAGGAGATCTGATCATGAAAATATACACCTCAAACCAACAGATTCGGTTAGTAGGAAAAGGGTGGCAGATTCGCGCATATCTTCGACAATTTAAAAACAGTAAAACTACATTACAGAAATATTTGTCCATGAGTCACGCACGTGTGACTTCGCAAAATTAAATGCCCGTCTTTTGCAAAAGCCCCACGCGACCAAGCCAGCAGCGCCGCAAGAAAGGAAAAATTCCGGGTCTTTTTCCGGCGGGCGTCCCATGGTCTTCAAGCTTACATTATATCTTTCCGCTGCCCGTTTGACTACCGATCCATCCGCTGTGACAAGACGATGGCCACGCGTGATACCGGACTCCCGAAGTTGTTTCTCCACGTAACCGGCTTTGTTTTCATCCAATAAAGGTAAGGCGACCCATGCCGGTTTCAACGCTACGCGGGAAAGTGCCGTGAGACTGTGATGGCTCACCCCCCAATGCCGTTCACGCGAATCGGCAAAGCTCATGCGAAGGCATGCGATTGGCCGTCCTCCCAATGAATGGATCGCGTTGAGTACCTGGCCCTGTTCGACTCCCGAATGTCCGAAGCGCGTACCCGTTCCCACGACACCAGGTCCCATCGCTGCAACGATCACATCTGCTTTTAATATGTGACGGGCGGCTAATAACCCCGAATACAGGTTGACCGCTTCCAGATCGCCGCCGAAAGCGTGCCCGACTGTCACTGTACCTGTGAGCAACCCCTTTTCCTTCAAATCTGCGACCGCATGAGAAAGAGCAAGCGGTAACGCAGCTCCGTCAGTCATCACGTAAGCGATCTTTGCTTTTCCGTTACTCAGATAAGCGATCGTGGCAGTAATCGCAGACACCATAGAATGGAGTTCCGCCGCGACAACAGGTATACCTTCCAAAGTGGACGCTTCCTTCATGATTTCATGTGCGGGATGAGCCTCTTCTTCCACAGCCAATATGCGCATTTGATAAGGGGTATAGCGAAGTTTCATGATGTGACCTTTGGGTGATTGGTCAATAAACCCTTTCTTTTCGGGAGCTGCTACAAAATGATAACCACCGGTACCGAGCCCCAGACGCACGGCCGTTGTATTTAGATACACCTGTTCTCCTCTGTGCAGTCTTCGACCGATATTCGGATAATGTACAGCCCTTTCCAGTTCGCCGTTCTCGAGGGAAACGACTATTTCCTGATAACCTTCACGTTCCTGGATAATGGAGACAACTGTTCCACGTTCCCAATCGATCATGATTCATCCACCTTTTGGTTTCTGTTGAAAGACATTGTTATTATTCCCTAATCGAAATGATCTTCAATCCCAGAAGGCATGAAATTGCTCAAACCGGAACCGCAGATGGTTTTTAGGTGGGGTTCTTCTTCTCCGGGAATCGCAGGCATTATGAAGTGAAAAGAGACACGGAAGTGCAATCCCCCCCGTGTCTCATGAGCTCCTAGTAAACGGGCACAGTTTTACATACCCTTGTATAACCTGGAACGAGTAAGAAGAATAAGACGAAAATGATCAGAAATACAACAGCCCAACGTGTATAAGCTCCGAAGACGTACATGTGGCTACCCCCTTTCCTGATTCCCTCAATGGGACAGGGATTCCTTTTTAAACGATACTCTCATCAGGGATCGACAACGCCGGGTGCAGCTCCCGCTCCATAGTAGCCGGGAACAAGCAGGAAGAACAGGACGAAAATAATCAGGAACACAACAGCCCAACGCGTGTAAGCCCCAAAGATACCGTACATGTGACATCCTCCTTTTGTAATCTCGCTTTTAGTTAATGAAATTGAGTACAAATGAGAAACGTACATCCGTCTAAGGGCATTCAAACATTCTCAAATTTGGGCGTCGGTTCTGCAGTCCGTTTCATCGGCTTCCTTAAAGATGGTTGTCGCTTCGCAGCACTTCATAGAACCACAAGGGATCGTCTTCGTCCTTCTTTCTTTCCCTCGCTTCGGTGAGATAAAAGTGGATCAGTAGAAATGCATCCAGTTCATGAATGGAGAAGAATGTATCCAATCCGTAACTCTTCGCAATCTCCAGTCTTTTTTCCTGTCCTTCCCGTTCCCGATTGGAAAGTAACCCTCTAAACAGTTTGGCATGAACGAGATAAGGTGAGACCGTGTATAAAACGATCTTTTTCTTTTCGAGAAAACGAATGAGCTTGCGTTCGAGCGGATGTCCCCGCGTCTTTTCCACGAAAACACAGTCCGGCGGATCCGCGACCATCAACCGTTCGAGGATGATAAAAAGCTCTTTCTCTTTAAAAAAACCGTGTTCCAATAATTTGAATTGATTTCTCTTCCATTCCCCGTATATCAGTCCTGTCGAATATCCCGGATCCAAAGCAAGAAGCTTCATAATCGATAATAACTTCCTTCCGTCAAAATTAACCCCTGGTGTACGCGTCGTTCATCCAGTGAGAAGTGCATCAAATCCAAGCAAAATCGATGATCCAAGCGTTGACTTTGAGAGATACATACAAAAAAGGTGGCCTCCAAGTGCCACCTATCTTTATACCGCTTGCGTGATCGCCACAAGAAAACGAGCCGCATCGATCAGATCCTGAATGCGAATGAATTCTTTGACCGTATGGATATTTTCATAACCGATCGCAATATTGACGGTTGGGATCCCTTTACCGTTCAAAACATTCGCATCGCTTCCGCCTCCGGAAGCCATGGTTTCCGGTTCAAAACCAATGGAACGAGCTGCCCGCATCGCAATCTGCACCACTTCGTCCGATTCCTCATAAGAGATATTCGGATACATGTTTGTTACTTTCACATCGACAGTTGTCTCGAATTTTTTTGCTGCAATCTCAAAGCATTCCCTCATATGAGCGGTCTGATTTTCCAATTTAGCCATGTCGATCGAACGAGCTTCAGCAAGAATTTCCACGCGATCCGTCACAATATTGGTCGCGGTTCCTCCCTTGATTATGCCGATGTTCGCGGTTGTTTCTTCATCGATGCGCCCTAATTTCATCATCGCGATCGCATGTGCGGCTACCTGTATCGCAGATATCCCCGCTTCCGGATTTACGCCGGCATGTGCGGTGCGCCCATGTACAACAACTTCCAACTTATTTTGTGCGGGCGCTTTCGTCACAATTTTACCGATAGGTCCATTGCTGTCGAAAGCGAAACCGAATTTAACATCTT contains the following coding sequences:
- the fur gene encoding ferric iron uptake transcriptional regulator is translated as MHEKLERIKKQLHAESFKLTPQREATLRVLLENEEAHLSAEEIFMLVKQKAPDIGLATVYRTLDLLSELKIIEKLNFGDGVARYEFRSDDHPHHHHHLICLKCNRLFEIEDLLDSLEAKVEREHNFKIVDHRVSFLGYCADCLQEDSTLGD
- a CDS encoding RNHCP domain-containing protein, translating into MGGKTRQFTVRNESFVCLNCGAYVKPLAAGGCRNHCPECFYSLHLDVNPGDRLSDCKGILEPIAIEKHSKKGYMVVHRCKRCGHIVKNKLALEDPVQPDNFEKMLEIMSRV
- the spoIIM gene encoding stage II sporulation protein M, giving the protein MARRFKVHATRYVQEHAKLYIYTIVLIFVGIIFGAIVVNALAQDQKVELYNQLHGFITAVNDNQLANSTIVTWDSIAKNLKMVGLIWILGLSIIGLPLIVVLIFFKGFMIGFTVGFLVEQFSGKGLLFAILAVFPQNLIAVPALIVAGVAGIAFSLMLVRSRFSQRNLPIYHSFLTYSGLMLVVAVVLTISSFIEGYISPILMKLVTPYL
- a CDS encoding endonuclease Q family protein, which translates into the protein MKEYFLDLHIHIGRTKGGQAVKITASRDLTLFSIIREAAERKGIDIIGIIDASSPPVLDEFRELVKRGELTPLDRGGLSYQGKVTILLGAEVETSGPSGGTAHFGIWLPDLERMGEFSRWLADRVTNPVLSSQRANTTASELQRVADDFGGMFIINHAFTPHKSVYGNCVASAREMLDLSRVTALELGLSSDSDLADLLSELQDITFVSNSDAHSLAKIGREYNRIIIQSPSFEEVKKSLLRQEGRSVTANYGLTPALGKYHRTYCLQCKQIATNPPPVIQCPKCESAHVVLGVIDRIHEIADRKKPVHPAHRPPYYYQVPLEFIPKIGKRTIDKLLAEFGTEMNILHRATEDDLARIVGERIANDIVLARTGRLPLVTGGGGKYGRVGGNH
- a CDS encoding NUDIX hydrolase, coding for MQIETVRLPNNKKTSREIVRHPGAVAVLAVTSENKIILVKQYRKPCDEVLIEIPAGKLEKGEEPLECAKRELIEETGYTAGTWEFVHSFYTSPGFADEKIYLYMARDLTKGTRQLDPDEFLDLIEADREEVMQMIEKDMIHDAKTLIALYRWLK
- the mciZ gene encoding Z-ring formation inhibitor MciZ — protein: MKIYTSNQQIRLVGKGWQIRAYLRQFKNSKTTLQKYLSMSHARVTSQN
- a CDS encoding DUF3866 family protein yields the protein MIDWERGTVVSIIQEREGYQEIVVSLENGELERAVHYPNIGRRLHRGEQVYLNTTAVRLGLGTGGYHFVAAPEKKGFIDQSPKGHIMKLRYTPYQMRILAVEEEAHPAHEIMKEASTLEGIPVVAAELHSMVSAITATIAYLSNGKAKIAYVMTDGAALPLALSHAVADLKEKGLLTGTVTVGHAFGGDLEAVNLYSGLLAARHILKADVIVAAMGPGVVGTGTRFGHSGVEQGQVLNAIHSLGGRPIACLRMSFADSRERHWGVSHHSLTALSRVALKPAWVALPLLDENKAGYVEKQLRESGITRGHRLVTADGSVVKRAAERYNVSLKTMGRPPEKDPEFFLSCGAAGLVAWGFCKRRAFNFAKSHVRDSWTNISVM
- a CDS encoding M20/M25/M40 family metallo-hydrolase — its product is MTISINRERLINDFVQLVQIDSLSRQERKMADALIERLTPYGIEIHEDRAGEKVGGNAGNLICRLPGDPSKPTILFTCHMDTVTPGEGIRPQILEDRITSDGTTILGADDKAGVAGILEMVRVLHEQNLPHGPIVLLFTIGEESGLLGSRALDVELVKDVKFGFAFDSNGPIGKIVTKAPAQNKLEVVVHGRTAHAGVNPEAGISAIQVAAHAIAMMKLGRIDEETTANIGIIKGGTATNIVTDRVEILAEARSIDMAKLENQTAHMRECFEIAAKKFETTVDVKVTNMYPNISYEESDEVVQIAMRAARSIGFEPETMASGGGSDANVLNGKGIPTVNIAIGYENIHTVKEFIRIQDLIDAARFLVAITQAV